In Thermomonas paludicola, the following are encoded in one genomic region:
- the hemN gene encoding oxygen-independent coproporphyrinogen III oxidase — MHPQNIAFDADLLRRYDRPGPRYTSYPTAPQFSAEFGEAQMRGAVQASNEEPIPRRLSLYVHVPFCFSPCFYCGCNRIITRDLARGESYLARLHREAALVAPLFDRDREVIQLHFGGGTPNFLNPVQLTDTVDMLRRQFHFADSGDRDISIEIDPRFCEPEWLLALAGAGFNRASLGVQDFDPVVQEAVNRIQSVEQTRSVVDACRKAGLRSVNIDLIYGLPAQTLEGFGRTLDTVLEIRPDRLAVYSYAHMPHLFKPQKQIDESLLLDGEAKLALLQLAVEKLTAAGYLYIGMDHFALPDDDLAQAQARGGLHRNFMGYTTHADSDLIGLGVSAISHIGNSFSQNPRDLPSWEAAIDAGKLPVFRGMQLSEDDELRADLIQSLMCQGEIPMAALERRYGIRFNDYFADALQQLQPLAEDGLVRISPGRIEATSQGRLLLRNIAMCFDRYLTPPAADSKPRFSRAI, encoded by the coding sequence ATGCATCCTCAGAACATCGCCTTTGACGCGGACCTGCTGCGCCGTTACGACCGGCCCGGCCCGCGCTACACCTCGTACCCGACCGCGCCCCAGTTCAGCGCGGAATTCGGCGAGGCGCAGATGCGCGGGGCCGTGCAGGCAAGCAACGAAGAACCCATCCCGCGCCGGCTGTCGCTGTACGTGCACGTGCCGTTCTGCTTCAGCCCGTGCTTTTATTGCGGCTGCAACCGGATCATCACCCGCGACCTGGCGCGCGGTGAATCCTATCTCGCCCGCCTGCACCGCGAAGCGGCGCTGGTCGCGCCGCTGTTCGATCGCGACCGCGAAGTCATCCAGTTGCATTTCGGCGGCGGCACCCCGAATTTCCTCAATCCCGTCCAGCTGACCGACACCGTTGACATGCTGCGCCGGCAGTTCCACTTCGCCGACAGCGGCGATCGAGACATTTCCATCGAAATCGACCCGCGCTTCTGCGAGCCCGAGTGGCTGCTGGCGCTGGCCGGTGCCGGCTTCAACCGCGCCAGCCTGGGCGTGCAGGATTTCGACCCGGTGGTACAGGAAGCGGTGAACCGCATCCAGTCGGTGGAGCAAACCCGTTCGGTGGTCGATGCCTGCCGCAAGGCCGGCCTGCGGTCGGTCAACATCGACCTGATCTACGGCCTGCCGGCGCAAACCCTGGAAGGCTTCGGCCGCACCCTGGATACCGTGCTCGAGATTCGCCCGGATCGGCTGGCGGTGTACAGCTATGCGCACATGCCGCACCTGTTCAAGCCGCAGAAGCAGATCGACGAATCGCTGTTGCTGGACGGCGAGGCGAAGCTGGCGTTGCTGCAGCTGGCGGTGGAAAAACTCACCGCTGCCGGCTACCTCTACATCGGCATGGACCACTTCGCCCTGCCCGACGACGATTTGGCGCAGGCACAGGCCCGCGGCGGCCTGCATCGCAACTTCATGGGCTACACCACCCACGCCGACAGCGACCTGATCGGCCTGGGGGTGTCGGCGATCAGCCACATCGGCAACAGCTTCAGCCAGAACCCGCGCGACCTTCCGTCGTGGGAGGCCGCCATCGACGCCGGCAAGCTGCCGGTTTTCCGCGGCATGCAGCTGAGCGAAGACGACGAGCTGCGCGCCGACCTGATCCAATCGCTGATGTGCCAGGGGGAAATCCCGATGGCCGCGCTGGAGCGCCGCTACGGCATTCGCTTCAACGACTATTTCGCCGACGCCCTGCAACAACTGCAGCCACTGGCGGAAGACGGATTGGTGCGGATTTCGCCCGGGCGTATCGAAGCCACCTCGCAAGGGCGGCTGCTATTGCGTAACATTGCCATGTGCTTCGACCGATACCTGACCCCTCCCGCCGCCGATTCCAAGCCGCGCTTCTCCCGCGCGATCTGA
- a CDS encoding thiopurine S-methyltransferase — translation MQPDFWHQRWQDNRIGFHQPAPTPLLMKHWPALGVPVGTKVFVPLAGKSHDLAWLAEQGHHVLGVELSKLAIEQFFAEHGLAPEVTQTRYGIHFRAGNIELVCGDAFGLDAALLADCAAVFDRAALIALPPQLRVRYASALYHLLPGACRGLLITLEYPQHERDGPPFSVPEHEVGQLYAQDWAIERLERRPIPHDHPGFVNGVSHVDTVVYGMTRR, via the coding sequence ATGCAGCCCGACTTCTGGCACCAACGCTGGCAGGACAACCGGATCGGCTTTCACCAGCCCGCGCCAACGCCGCTGCTGATGAAGCACTGGCCGGCGCTGGGCGTGCCGGTGGGCACGAAGGTGTTCGTGCCGCTGGCCGGGAAATCGCATGACCTGGCGTGGCTGGCCGAACAGGGCCATCACGTGCTGGGCGTGGAGCTGTCGAAGCTGGCGATCGAGCAGTTCTTCGCCGAGCACGGCCTCGCGCCCGAGGTCACCCAAACCCGCTACGGCATCCACTTCCGCGCCGGCAACATCGAGCTGGTGTGCGGCGATGCCTTCGGACTGGATGCCGCGCTGCTTGCCGATTGCGCCGCCGTGTTCGACCGCGCCGCGCTGATCGCGCTGCCGCCGCAACTGCGCGTGCGCTACGCGAGTGCGCTGTACCACCTGCTTCCCGGTGCCTGCCGCGGATTGCTGATTACTCTCGAATATCCCCAGCACGAACGCGACGGCCCGCCGTTTTCGGTGCCGGAACACGAGGTGGGCCAGTTGTACGCGCAGGACTGGGCCATCGAACGGCTGGAGCGCAGGCCGATCCCGCACGACCACCCCGGTTTCGTGAATGGGGTCTCGCACGTGGATACCGTCGTGTACGGCATGACGCGCCGCTAG
- the parC gene encoding DNA topoisomerase IV subunit A gives MTDDLLRSTFHGFEQLPLSEFAERAYLDYSMYVVLDRALPFIGDGLKPVQRRIIYAMSELGLAAGAKPKKSARTVGDVIGKFHPHGDSACYEAMVLMAQPFSYRYPLIEGQGNFGSSDDPKSFAAMRYTESKLSPIAEVLLGELGQGTVDWTPNFDGTLEEPTWMPARLPHLLLNGTTGIAVGMATDVPPHNVGEIVSACVRLLDDPDASVRDLCEHVRGPDYPTAAEIITPTTDLVAMYETGSGSVRARGVFVKEHANIVITELPYQVSPSKIIEQIASQMRAKKLPWLEDIRDESDHANPTRIVLVPRSNRVDAEQLMGHLFATTDLEKSFRVNMNVIGLDGRPQVKNLKMLLSEWLSFRQTTVTRRLKHRLDKVDRRLHLLDGLLVAFLNLDEVIHIIRTEDEPKAVLMPRFKLSEEQADYILDTRLKQLGRLEEMKIRGEQDALASERDQLIATLESKAKLKKLVKDELLADARKFGDARRSPLVARQAAQALAETELVASEPMTVVLSEKGWVRAAKGHDIDATSLSYRDGDSLLVAVRTRSTQQVAFLDSAGRSYSVAVHTLPSARGNGEPLTGRFAPVPGASFQAMTSADNDAKLVIASSHGYGFVTRFENLTSRQKAGKALLSLSEGGRVLQPAAIASVEHDRIVAVTSAGHVLAFPLAELPELDKGKGNKLIDIPKAKRGTEHVVAVAVVPSNGKLLVQSGARTMTLSFKELEPYLGARGSRGGLLPRGWQKVDALLVE, from the coding sequence ATGACCGACGATCTCCTGCGCTCCACCTTCCACGGCTTCGAACAACTCCCGCTCAGCGAATTCGCCGAGCGCGCCTACCTCGACTACTCCATGTACGTGGTGCTGGACCGCGCTTTGCCGTTCATCGGCGACGGCCTCAAGCCCGTGCAGCGACGCATCATTTACGCGATGAGCGAACTGGGGCTGGCGGCTGGTGCCAAGCCCAAGAAGTCCGCGCGCACCGTCGGCGACGTGATCGGCAAATTCCATCCGCACGGCGACAGCGCCTGTTACGAGGCGATGGTGCTGATGGCGCAGCCGTTTTCCTATCGCTATCCGCTGATCGAAGGCCAGGGCAACTTCGGCTCCAGCGACGACCCCAAGTCGTTCGCGGCGATGCGCTATACCGAATCCAAACTGTCGCCGATCGCCGAGGTGCTGCTGGGCGAGCTGGGCCAGGGCACCGTCGATTGGACGCCGAACTTCGACGGCACCCTGGAAGAGCCCACCTGGATGCCGGCGCGCCTGCCGCACCTGCTGCTGAACGGCACCACCGGGATTGCCGTGGGCATGGCCACCGACGTGCCGCCGCACAACGTGGGGGAAATCGTCAGCGCCTGCGTGCGCCTGCTGGACGATCCCGATGCCAGCGTGCGCGACCTGTGCGAACACGTGCGCGGGCCCGACTATCCCACCGCCGCCGAGATCATCACCCCGACCACCGACCTGGTGGCGATGTACGAGACCGGCAGCGGCTCGGTGCGCGCACGCGGCGTGTTCGTGAAGGAGCACGCCAATATCGTGATCACCGAGCTGCCCTACCAGGTCTCGCCTTCGAAAATCATCGAACAGATCGCCAGCCAGATGCGAGCCAAGAAGCTGCCATGGCTGGAGGACATTCGCGACGAATCCGACCATGCCAATCCCACCCGCATCGTGCTGGTGCCGCGCAGCAATCGCGTGGACGCCGAACAGCTGATGGGCCATTTGTTCGCGACCACCGATCTGGAAAAGAGCTTCCGGGTCAACATGAACGTGATCGGCCTGGACGGGCGCCCGCAGGTCAAGAACCTGAAGATGCTGCTGTCCGAATGGCTCAGCTTCCGGCAAACCACCGTGACCCGCCGCCTGAAGCACCGGCTGGACAAGGTGGATCGCCGCTTGCACCTGTTGGACGGCCTGCTGGTGGCGTTCCTCAACCTGGATGAAGTGATCCACATCATCCGCACCGAGGATGAGCCGAAAGCCGTGTTGATGCCGCGTTTCAAGCTCAGCGAGGAACAGGCCGACTACATCCTCGACACCAGGCTGAAGCAGCTGGGCCGGCTGGAGGAAATGAAGATTCGCGGCGAGCAGGATGCGCTGGCCAGCGAACGCGACCAACTGATCGCCACCCTGGAGAGCAAGGCGAAGCTGAAGAAACTGGTCAAGGATGAGCTGCTGGCCGATGCCAGGAAATTCGGCGATGCGCGGCGCAGCCCGCTGGTCGCGCGCCAGGCCGCGCAGGCGCTGGCCGAGACCGAGCTGGTCGCCAGCGAGCCGATGACCGTGGTGCTCAGCGAAAAGGGCTGGGTGCGCGCGGCCAAGGGCCACGATATCGATGCCACTTCGCTCAGCTACCGCGATGGCGACAGCCTGCTGGTGGCGGTGCGCACGCGCAGCACGCAACAGGTGGCCTTCCTGGATTCGGCAGGCCGCAGCTATTCGGTGGCGGTGCATACGCTGCCCAGCGCGCGCGGCAACGGCGAACCGCTCACCGGACGCTTTGCGCCGGTGCCTGGGGCGTCGTTCCAGGCCATGACCAGCGCCGACAATGACGCGAAGTTGGTGATCGCCTCCAGCCACGGCTACGGCTTCGTCACCCGCTTTGAAAATCTCACCAGCCGGCAAAAGGCCGGCAAGGCGCTGTTGTCGCTCTCGGAAGGCGGACGCGTGTTGCAACCTGCCGCCATCGCCAGCGTGGAACACGACCGCATCGTGGCCGTGACCAGCGCCGGCCACGTGTTGGCCTTCCCGTTGGCCGAACTGCCGGAGCTCGACAAGGGCAAGGGCAACAAACTGATCGACATCCCGAAGGCAAAGCGCGGCACCGAGCACGTGGTGGCGGTGGCGGTGGTGCCATCGAACGGCAAGTTGCTGGTGCAATCGGGCGCCCGCACGATGACGCTGTCGTTCAAGGAGCTCGAGCCCTACCTCGGCGCGCGCGGATCGCGCGGCGGCCTGCTGCCACGCGGCTGGCAGAAAGTGGACGCGCTGCTGGTGGAGTGA
- the queG gene encoding tRNA epoxyqueuosine(34) reductase QueG, with protein sequence MSTPDYNALAQRIRALARDAGFQRVGISGVELKQDEAHLLDWLEQGLYGSMAWMARHGTMRARPAELLPGTLRVISVGLDYGKDTDAAWANLREHERAYVARYALGRDYHKLMRNRLARLADAVQAEIGPFGHRAFTDSAPVLERALARNAGLGWIGKHTCLIDKNGGSWFFLGELFVDIPLPIDPPASAHCGSCTRCIDVCPTGAITAPYRLDARRCISYLTIEHEGSIDEDLRPLMGNRIFGCDDCQLACPWNKFAKRSDEPDFRVRNDLDNASLVDLFAWDEDEFLRRSEGSAIRRSGHERWLRNIAIALGNAPSTPAVLAALESRREHPSPVVREHVEWALRRHRPEP encoded by the coding sequence ATGTCCACGCCCGACTACAACGCGCTTGCCCAGCGCATCCGCGCATTGGCCCGCGACGCAGGCTTCCAGCGCGTCGGCATTTCCGGCGTGGAACTGAAGCAGGACGAGGCCCATCTGCTGGACTGGCTGGAGCAAGGCCTGTACGGCTCGATGGCGTGGATGGCACGCCACGGCACGATGCGCGCACGCCCCGCAGAACTGCTGCCCGGCACCCTGCGCGTCATTTCGGTGGGGCTGGACTATGGCAAGGACACCGACGCCGCCTGGGCCAACCTGCGCGAGCACGAACGCGCCTACGTGGCCCGCTATGCGCTGGGCCGCGACTACCACAAGCTGATGCGCAACCGCCTTGCGCGGCTGGCCGACGCCGTGCAGGCGGAGATCGGCCCGTTCGGCCATCGCGCGTTCACCGACTCGGCGCCGGTGCTGGAACGCGCGCTGGCGCGCAATGCCGGGCTGGGCTGGATCGGCAAGCACACCTGCCTGATCGACAAGAACGGCGGCAGCTGGTTTTTCCTCGGCGAGCTGTTCGTCGATATCCCGCTCCCCATCGATCCGCCGGCCAGCGCGCACTGCGGCAGCTGCACGCGCTGCATCGACGTCTGCCCGACCGGCGCCATCACCGCGCCCTACCGGCTGGATGCGCGGCGCTGCATTTCCTACCTGACCATCGAACACGAAGGCAGCATCGACGAAGACCTGCGGCCGCTGATGGGCAACCGCATTTTCGGTTGCGACGACTGCCAGCTGGCATGTCCCTGGAACAAATTCGCCAAGCGCAGCGACGAGCCGGACTTCCGCGTCCGCAATGACCTCGACAACGCCAGCCTGGTGGACCTGTTTGCCTGGGACGAGGACGAATTCCTGCGCCGCAGCGAAGGCAGCGCGATCCGTCGCAGCGGCCATGAGCGCTGGCTGCGCAACATCGCCATCGCGCTCGGCAATGCGCCGTCCACGCCTGCGGTGCTGGCGGCACTGGAATCGCGTCGCGAACACCCTTCGCCGGTCGTGCGCGAGCACGTGGAATGGGCACTGCGGCGGCATCGGCCAGAGCCGTAG
- a CDS encoding NAD(P)H-hydrate dehydratase, with translation MHSPFPLFDIEALRLLETRGTAHLHGDAFALMARAGQAAWRSVLKHWPRAKQLLVVCGPGNNGGDGYVLARHALCSGLSVRVLQLPMHAPATGLAQRACEAFIGAGGAVGSFDGELGEAEVIVDALFGIGLSRAPDAAIAALIDAINAHPAPVLSLDVPSGLDARSGAAPGAVVQAQCTLQFIARHRGLRTGRALDCCGKLELATLELPPRLFDGIAPAALAWRADALHAFFPLRPRDGHKGCNGHVLCIGGDHGSGGALMLAAQAALRSGAGLVSAATRVAHVPALLARCPEVMAHAVEDSAPLQRLLAQADVIAIGPGLGQAEWGRAVLEAVLASPRPRVLDADALNLLAGSGVRLRADDVVTPHPGEAARLLGCAIADVQRDRFAAAAALHAQLGCVAVLKGAGSLVHAAGITPAVIGAGNPGMGVGGMGDLLTGCIAALRAQGHAAGEAALAGALLHAAAGDAAALDDGERGLLPSDLLPWLRKLANPVRR, from the coding sequence ATGCACAGCCCGTTTCCCCTGTTCGACATCGAAGCCCTGCGCTTGCTGGAAACGCGCGGCACCGCGCATCTGCACGGCGATGCGTTCGCGCTGATGGCGCGCGCCGGGCAGGCGGCGTGGCGCAGCGTGCTCAAGCATTGGCCACGGGCGAAGCAGCTGCTGGTGGTGTGCGGGCCGGGCAACAACGGTGGCGATGGCTATGTGCTGGCCCGCCACGCGCTGTGTTCGGGACTGTCGGTACGCGTGCTGCAACTGCCCATGCATGCGCCCGCGACCGGGCTGGCGCAGCGTGCGTGCGAGGCATTCATCGGCGCTGGCGGCGCGGTCGGGAGTTTCGATGGCGAGCTTGGCGAGGCGGAGGTGATCGTCGATGCGCTGTTCGGCATCGGCTTGTCGCGTGCGCCGGATGCGGCCATCGCAGCGCTGATCGACGCGATCAACGCGCACCCTGCACCGGTGTTGTCGCTCGACGTGCCCAGCGGGCTCGACGCGCGCAGCGGGGCCGCGCCGGGCGCGGTGGTGCAGGCGCAGTGCACCCTGCAATTCATCGCCCGCCATCGTGGACTGCGCACCGGCAGGGCGCTGGATTGCTGCGGCAAACTGGAACTGGCCACGCTGGAGCTGCCGCCTCGGCTGTTTGACGGCATCGCGCCGGCGGCACTGGCGTGGCGCGCCGACGCCCTGCACGCGTTCTTCCCGCTGCGTCCGCGCGATGGCCACAAGGGCTGCAACGGTCATGTGTTGTGCATTGGCGGAGACCACGGCAGTGGTGGTGCGCTGATGCTGGCGGCGCAGGCGGCGTTGCGCAGCGGCGCCGGGCTGGTCAGCGCGGCGACGCGCGTGGCGCATGTCCCGGCACTGTTGGCGCGTTGCCCGGAAGTGATGGCGCACGCGGTGGAGGACAGTGCGCCCTTGCAGCGGCTGCTGGCGCAGGCCGACGTGATCGCCATCGGCCCCGGACTGGGGCAAGCGGAGTGGGGGCGCGCGGTGCTGGAGGCTGTATTGGCCTCACCCCGGCCCAGGGTGCTGGATGCGGATGCGTTGAACCTGCTGGCCGGCTCCGGCGTGCGCCTGCGCGCGGATGACGTGGTCACGCCGCATCCCGGCGAGGCCGCGCGGCTGCTTGGCTGCGCCATCGCCGACGTGCAGCGCGATCGCTTCGCCGCCGCCGCCGCGCTGCACGCGCAACTGGGCTGCGTGGCGGTGTTGAAAGGGGCTGGCAGTCTGGTGCATGCCGCGGGCATCACGCCTGCGGTGATTGGCGCGGGCAATCCCGGCATGGGCGTTGGCGGCATGGGCGACTTGCTGACCGGCTGCATCGCTGCGCTGCGCGCGCAAGGTCATGCGGCTGGCGAGGCGGCGCTGGCAGGCGCATTGCTGCACGCTGCGGCAGGTGACGCTGCCGCGCTGGACGACGGTGAGCGCGGCCTGCTGCCCTCCGACCTGCTGCCGTGGTTGCGCAAGCTGGCCAATCCAGTGCGACGATAG
- the tsaE gene encoding tRNA (adenosine(37)-N6)-threonylcarbamoyltransferase complex ATPase subunit type 1 TsaE has product MSEFLLPDAEATDSLGARLAQSLPERAVVYLHGDLGAGKSTLARALLRALGVTGTIRSPTYTLVEQYVLPNRGLLEGGLALHLDLYRIGNPGELEFLGLDPAEARLWLVEWPERGRGSLPEADLDIALAVEGSGRHCRLLPNTPAGAAWVAGLASGLDIPR; this is encoded by the coding sequence ATGTCCGAATTCCTCCTTCCAGATGCCGAGGCCACCGATTCCCTGGGCGCGCGCTTGGCGCAGTCGCTGCCGGAGCGGGCGGTTGTTTACCTGCACGGTGACCTGGGGGCCGGCAAGTCCACGCTGGCGCGGGCGTTGCTGCGCGCGTTGGGCGTGACCGGCACGATCCGCAGCCCCACCTATACGCTGGTCGAGCAGTACGTGCTGCCCAACCGGGGCTTGCTGGAAGGCGGCCTGGCCTTGCACCTGGACCTGTACCGGATCGGCAATCCGGGCGAATTGGAATTTCTCGGGCTGGATCCGGCCGAAGCCAGGCTGTGGCTGGTCGAATGGCCGGAGCGCGGGCGCGGCAGCCTGCCCGAGGCCGATCTGGACATCGCGTTGGCGGTCGAGGGCTCGGGGCGGCATTGCCGGCTGCTGCCAAACACGCCGGCCGGCGCGGCATGGGTCGCTGGATTGGCTTCAGGTCTGGATATCCCGCGTTGA
- a CDS encoding N-acetylmuramoyl-L-alanine amidase, with product MRAKGNRQLLFQQAILTLAVLGCACANASEIKQLRVEAGTTGTRAELHLDKASTFKLIPLSNPERLAVDFPDSQLARGLTLPHAAGVVTSVRTGQPVPGTVRIVFDLGGKVRALPTTLDTSRSGYTLVLEWPGDGAAPATPVIAASPDNASATPVTPMPATATAASLPARDPIADIARRSASTSVPPVAAPVAPPPEVAQKPAIAQPSAALPDAPPPIMKPALRPGTRPLVVAIDAGHGGQDPGAHGLNGTREKDVTLAIARELARQVNATPGLRAYLTRDSDVFIPLNLRARRATANKADIFLSIHADAAENRGARGSSVYVLSTRGASSQRARWLADKENAADVIGGERVRVADNTLTSVLLDLTQSGNMKASEDAADHVLGGLKRVGNSHKPDVERANFAVLRTSDKMPAMLVETAFISNPDEEKRLADPAFQRTLAASILDGVDAYFSRQPPPGTLYAARAQAGQSAQAGDRSSIGAGGSP from the coding sequence ATGCGCGCGAAGGGGAACCGCCAATTGCTCTTCCAGCAGGCCATCCTGACGCTGGCCGTGCTCGGTTGTGCTTGCGCAAATGCTTCTGAAATCAAGCAGTTGCGTGTCGAAGCCGGGACCACCGGAACGCGCGCCGAACTGCATCTGGACAAGGCTTCCACCTTCAAGCTCATCCCGCTGTCCAACCCGGAACGGCTGGCCGTGGATTTCCCCGACAGCCAGCTTGCGCGCGGATTGACGCTGCCGCATGCCGCCGGAGTGGTGACCTCGGTGCGTACCGGGCAGCCGGTTCCCGGCACGGTGCGGATCGTGTTTGATCTGGGCGGCAAGGTGCGCGCCCTGCCGACCACCCTGGATACCTCCAGGAGCGGTTACACGCTGGTGCTGGAATGGCCGGGAGACGGCGCTGCGCCGGCGACTCCCGTCATCGCCGCGTCGCCGGACAACGCCAGCGCAACGCCCGTTACCCCCATGCCTGCAACGGCGACTGCCGCTAGCCTGCCCGCGCGTGACCCGATTGCGGATATCGCGCGCCGTTCCGCGTCCACCAGCGTGCCGCCCGTGGCTGCACCCGTCGCGCCACCGCCGGAGGTGGCGCAGAAACCGGCGATTGCACAGCCTTCGGCTGCATTGCCCGACGCACCTCCGCCGATCATGAAGCCCGCTCTGCGGCCGGGCACGCGCCCGCTGGTGGTGGCCATCGACGCCGGTCACGGTGGCCAGGATCCCGGCGCGCACGGTTTGAACGGTACCCGCGAAAAGGATGTCACCCTCGCCATCGCCCGTGAGCTGGCCCGCCAGGTCAATGCCACGCCGGGATTGCGCGCTTATCTGACCCGCGACAGCGACGTCTTCATTCCACTCAACCTGCGCGCTCGCCGCGCCACCGCCAACAAGGCCGACATCTTCCTGTCGATCCACGCCGATGCCGCCGAGAACCGCGGTGCGCGCGGTTCTTCGGTGTATGTGCTATCCACCCGGGGCGCATCCTCGCAGCGCGCGCGCTGGCTGGCCGACAAGGAAAATGCGGCCGACGTGATCGGCGGCGAACGCGTGCGCGTGGCCGACAACACCCTGACCTCGGTGCTGCTGGACTTGACCCAGAGCGGCAACATGAAGGCCTCCGAAGACGCGGCCGACCATGTACTGGGCGGTCTCAAGCGGGTTGGCAACAGCCACAAGCCGGACGTGGAGCGCGCCAATTTCGCGGTGTTGCGCACCTCCGACAAGATGCCGGCGATGCTGGTGGAAACCGCCTTCATCTCCAATCCCGATGAAGAAAAGCGGTTGGCGGACCCGGCCTTCCAGCGCACGCTGGCGGCGTCGATCCTGGATGGCGTGGACGCCTATTTCTCGCGGCAACCGCCGCCGGGCACGCTGTATGCCGCCCGTGCGCAGGCGGGGCAGTCGGCGCAGGCCGGCGACCGCTCCAGCATCGGTGCGGGCGGAAGCCCGTAA
- the mutL gene encoding DNA mismatch repair endonuclease MutL: MNIRQLPDTLINQIAAGEVVERPASVVKELVENALDAGAQRIDIDLEEGGVRLIRIRDDGGGILPEQLPLAVSRHATSKIASIDDLEAVATLGFRGEALPSVASVSRFRLASRQRGAQHGAELRIEGGKVGEVTPNAHPPGTTVEVRDLFFNVPARRKFLRAERTELSHIEEWLRTLALARPDVELRVTHNGKASRRWKGESNLLSDVRLHEALGEEFTRNALRVDHAGAGMRLHGWVAQPAYNRASADQQYLYVNGRSVRDRNVAHAVRQAYSDVLFHGRHPAYVLFLELDPRGVDVNVHPAKHEVRFRESRLVHDFVYRTLHEALAQTRAGFAATPMQPASGSGLGGGRWSMPATPQQQAMGLRVGDAPAAYAALYAPREEAGLASPMATMPMPAEDAAGTPPLGFAIAQLHGIYILAENADGLIVVDMHAAHERIGYEKLKAAHDGAGLRTQPLLVPSSLAVSEREADIAEREADTLAQLGFEVQRSGPQSLLLRSVPALLAQGDVEALLRDVLADLREHGSTRRVAETRDELLATMACHGAVRANRRLGVSEMNALLRDMEATERSGQCNHGRPTWTRFTLAEIDRWFLRGR, from the coding sequence GTGAACATCCGCCAACTCCCCGATACCCTCATCAACCAGATCGCTGCCGGCGAAGTCGTTGAACGCCCGGCCTCCGTGGTCAAGGAACTGGTCGAGAACGCGCTGGACGCCGGTGCGCAGCGCATCGACATCGACCTGGAAGAAGGCGGCGTGCGCCTGATCCGCATCCGCGACGATGGGGGCGGCATCCTGCCCGAGCAGTTGCCGCTGGCAGTCAGTCGCCACGCCACCAGCAAGATCGCCAGCATCGATGATCTGGAAGCCGTGGCGACGCTGGGGTTTCGCGGTGAAGCACTGCCGTCGGTGGCCTCGGTCAGCCGCTTCCGGCTGGCATCGCGGCAGCGCGGTGCGCAGCACGGCGCGGAGCTGCGCATCGAGGGCGGCAAGGTCGGCGAGGTGACGCCGAACGCGCATCCGCCCGGCACCACGGTGGAAGTGCGCGACCTGTTCTTCAACGTCCCTGCGCGGCGCAAGTTCCTGCGCGCCGAGCGCACCGAGCTGTCGCATATCGAGGAGTGGCTGCGCACGCTGGCGCTGGCCCGGCCGGATGTCGAGCTCCGGGTAACCCACAACGGCAAGGCGTCGCGGCGCTGGAAGGGCGAAAGCAATTTGCTGTCCGACGTGCGCCTGCACGAGGCACTGGGCGAGGAGTTCACCCGCAACGCGTTGCGCGTCGATCACGCGGGCGCGGGCATGCGCCTGCATGGCTGGGTCGCGCAGCCGGCCTACAACCGCGCCAGCGCCGATCAGCAGTATCTGTACGTCAACGGCCGCAGCGTGCGCGATCGCAACGTGGCGCACGCGGTGCGCCAGGCCTACAGCGACGTGCTGTTCCACGGCCGCCACCCGGCCTACGTGTTGTTCCTCGAACTCGATCCGCGCGGCGTGGACGTCAACGTGCATCCGGCCAAGCACGAGGTGCGTTTCCGCGAGTCGCGGCTGGTGCACGATTTCGTCTATCGCACGCTGCACGAGGCGCTTGCGCAAACCCGCGCCGGGTTCGCCGCCACGCCCATGCAGCCGGCGTCCGGATCGGGTCTGGGCGGCGGTCGCTGGTCGATGCCGGCGACGCCGCAGCAGCAGGCAATGGGGCTGCGCGTGGGCGATGCACCGGCGGCCTATGCCGCGCTGTATGCGCCGCGCGAGGAAGCGGGACTGGCATCGCCGATGGCCACCATGCCCATGCCGGCAGAGGACGCGGCTGGCACCCCGCCGCTGGGTTTCGCAATCGCCCAGCTGCACGGCATCTATATCCTGGCCGAGAACGCCGACGGCTTGATCGTGGTGGACATGCACGCCGCGCACGAGCGCATCGGCTACGAAAAATTGAAGGCCGCGCACGACGGCGCCGGCCTGCGCACGCAGCCCCTGCTGGTGCCCAGCAGCCTGGCGGTGTCCGAGCGCGAGGCAGACATCGCCGAGCGCGAGGCCGACACGCTGGCGCAGCTGGGCTTCGAGGTGCAGCGCAGCGGTCCGCAGTCGCTGCTGCTGCGCAGCGTGCCCGCGTTGCTGGCGCAGGGCGACGTGGAGGCATTGCTGCGCGACGTGCTGGCCGATTTGCGGGAGCACGGCAGCACCCGGCGGGTGGCGGAAACCCGCGATGAACTGCTCGCCACGATGGCCTGCCACGGTGCGGTACGCGCCAATCGCAGGTTGGGCGTTTCCGAAATGAATGCCCTGTTGCGTGACATGGAAGCCACCGAACGCTCCGGTCAATGCAATCATGGCCGTCCCACCTGGACCCGTTTCACGCTTGCGGAGATCGATCGATGGTTCCTGCGCGGACGCTGA